One Gordonia mangrovi genomic region harbors:
- a CDS encoding Zn-ribbon domain-containing OB-fold protein: MTSMANQIPVVDYLVLDTAPHLRAHQCTSCDALFFDRRNACAHCGRTDFAQKALAATGTLRAYTQVHRAGPSVKVPYISAVVDLAGGGVVKANLLDAELSDIRPGLPVRLRTFVAGIDDDETEAVAFGFEIEDTQ; encoded by the coding sequence ATGACATCCATGGCGAACCAGATACCGGTAGTCGACTACCTGGTCCTCGACACAGCTCCCCATCTCAGAGCGCACCAGTGCACGTCTTGCGACGCCCTGTTTTTCGACCGGCGAAACGCCTGTGCGCACTGCGGTAGAACCGATTTCGCGCAAAAGGCTCTCGCGGCCACCGGTACGCTACGGGCGTACACCCAGGTTCACCGGGCTGGACCGAGTGTGAAGGTCCCGTACATCTCGGCCGTGGTCGATCTCGCCGGCGGCGGTGTGGTCAAAGCCAACCTGCTCGACGCGGAACTAAGCGACATCCGGCCGGGCCTGCCCGTGCGTTTGCGGACATTCGTTGCCGGTATCGATGACGACGAGACCGAGGCCGTGGCATTCGGATTCGAAATTGAGGACACACAATGA
- a CDS encoding enoyl-CoA hydratase-related protein produces MTKAQQESISTTTDSGILTIRFDQPDKKNTIGPPMIKRICAELDKADADDEVRAVVFTGTGDSFCSGADLSSGSLVNSSDADVVRETRRDFGGILTLRIYSCTKPIIGAINGVAAGLGATMLLPMDVRIASDRARFGFVFSRRGIVPEACSTWFLPRIVGISRAMQWTLSGRILSATEALEGGLLTSVHPTDQVLDEAYRIAVELTSQSSPLSVSATRRQMWNGLTQSHPMDAHRVETALVRSLARKPDSREGISAFLERRPALFESRPSEDLAEFSHLWPEPPFDLDHPG; encoded by the coding sequence ATGACGAAGGCCCAACAGGAGAGCATCTCGACCACAACGGATTCCGGGATCCTCACCATTCGCTTCGATCAGCCCGACAAGAAGAACACTATCGGGCCTCCCATGATCAAACGGATCTGTGCAGAACTCGACAAGGCTGATGCCGACGACGAGGTCAGGGCTGTTGTCTTCACTGGTACAGGGGACTCGTTCTGCTCTGGGGCGGATCTCTCGAGCGGGAGTCTGGTCAATTCGTCAGATGCGGATGTGGTGCGAGAGACGCGCCGAGACTTCGGTGGGATTCTGACGTTGCGAATCTACTCGTGCACAAAACCAATTATCGGTGCGATCAACGGCGTCGCCGCGGGTCTAGGGGCAACCATGTTGTTGCCGATGGATGTTCGGATCGCCTCTGACAGAGCCCGATTCGGCTTCGTGTTCAGCCGTCGCGGTATTGTTCCCGAAGCCTGTTCCACATGGTTTCTACCCCGCATCGTAGGGATTTCACGCGCCATGCAATGGACGTTGAGTGGACGTATCCTCAGCGCCACCGAAGCGCTCGAAGGTGGCTTGTTGACATCGGTGCACCCGACTGATCAGGTACTCGACGAGGCCTATCGAATTGCGGTCGAACTGACTTCGCAGTCATCTCCGCTCTCGGTGTCGGCAACCCGTCGCCAGATGTGGAATGGCCTCACGCAATCACACCCGATGGACGCCCACCGCGTGGAGACAGCACTAGTCCGGTCCTTGGCTCGCAAGCCCGATTCCAGAGAGGGAATTTCGGCGTTCCTCGAACGCCGTCCAGCTCTCTTTGAATCCCGCCCCAGTGAGGATCTGGCCGAATTCTCGCATCTTTGGCCTGAACCACCGTTCGACCTTGATCACCCTGGATAG
- a CDS encoding acyl-CoA dehydrogenase family protein translates to MDNSERSEVYEAVSQILEAAGPTNWSPALDRFGWDELCAHQPIDALRIIAPLQGRLLPNASFVDRLILSMSAAPGAKQQAIRILYPALGSDQPTSTVSADGTRVDARGTANFGPLEPGSLIIPALREGAPVLARVANSRSLMTNVAGIDPDSGWFRVSELAECTVVSTGDDARRQWLDIRAHSMLAISLELNALGARMLELTVEHVSSRSQFGRPLGSFQAVKQGLADTRAWKECADLSSDAAPEDPGIEAALVAKSLAGRFFRSAAENCQQYLGGMGFTWEHPFHTFLRRGLILERLLGSSAQARSELGATIRSGEMPSLSAI, encoded by the coding sequence ATGGACAACAGCGAGCGGTCCGAGGTGTACGAAGCGGTCTCACAGATTCTCGAGGCTGCCGGACCCACCAACTGGTCACCGGCACTCGATCGCTTCGGCTGGGACGAGCTGTGCGCCCACCAACCGATCGATGCTCTCCGCATCATCGCACCGCTGCAAGGCAGATTGCTACCGAATGCCTCCTTTGTTGACCGCCTCATCCTGTCGATGTCCGCCGCACCCGGAGCGAAGCAACAGGCGATCCGAATCCTGTATCCCGCTCTGGGATCGGACCAGCCGACGAGCACCGTGAGCGCCGATGGCACAAGAGTTGATGCACGCGGGACGGCCAACTTCGGTCCGCTGGAACCTGGTTCGCTGATCATCCCGGCCCTTCGCGAGGGCGCCCCCGTGCTGGCCCGGGTCGCCAACTCCAGAAGCCTGATGACAAACGTTGCCGGCATAGACCCCGACTCAGGCTGGTTCCGGGTCTCCGAATTGGCCGAGTGCACAGTGGTCTCCACCGGTGACGACGCCCGCAGACAGTGGTTGGACATCCGCGCACACAGCATGCTGGCGATATCCCTCGAGCTGAACGCGCTCGGAGCCAGAATGCTGGAACTTACGGTGGAACACGTGTCCTCCCGCAGTCAATTCGGTCGTCCGCTAGGGTCATTTCAGGCAGTCAAGCAAGGCCTCGCCGACACCAGAGCGTGGAAAGAGTGCGCCGACCTGTCCTCCGATGCGGCACCGGAAGATCCAGGCATAGAAGCAGCACTCGTGGCCAAATCGCTGGCAGGTAGATTCTTCAGGAGCGCGGCTGAGAATTGCCAGCAGTATCTCGGAGGCATGGGGTTCACGTGGGAACATCCCTTCCACACCTTCCTACGCCGCGGACTGATCCTCGAGCGACTTCTCGGTTCGTCGGCCCAAGCCCGGTCAGAGCTCGGGGCGACAATTCGATCAGGCGAAATGCCTTCGCTGTCGGCGATCTGA
- a CDS encoding class I adenylate-forming enzyme family protein, with translation MTRVERFADREYLIQGDHRVTVGGFFGAIGPGRKTLEERGVRAGDNVLLIGYNSPSWVVALWSIWAVGAVPVLGNRWWSEKEIAHAVDVTAPAIVITDLPNASRTGLNDPLSLEGFVFEETADEGQIANICGSFPVPDEDSPALVIFTSGSSGAPKGVLLSHRSVIANQHNLLMRSGRLPTDDDDGTAPPSVTLVCTPLFHIGGISNLLTNLITGGKLVLNKGRFDAGQVLDLIETEKVQSFGGVPTMAIRILEDPGFGSKDLSSLRSWPLGGAPLPPTLLALMQRKVPQLAARGLGNTWGMSESGGFLTVAGNRALQERPGTVGRPYPVVEIEIDAEQDGESGEILVRSPTVMLGYLGIEGAVSEEGWLHTGDLGHLDADGYLFLDGRSKDIVIRGGENISCAHVEITLAEHESVVEVAVFGVPHPDLGEEVAAVIVHRGQVPPTPDELSGFLKGKLAYFEVPTRWQIQQERLPTLAGEKTDKKTLRAAFADAPADTK, from the coding sequence TTGACCCGAGTCGAACGGTTCGCCGATCGGGAATATCTGATCCAGGGCGATCACCGGGTGACGGTGGGCGGGTTCTTCGGCGCGATAGGGCCCGGACGCAAAACGCTCGAAGAGCGAGGGGTCCGCGCCGGAGACAATGTGCTCCTGATCGGATACAACAGTCCGAGCTGGGTTGTCGCGCTCTGGTCGATATGGGCTGTCGGCGCGGTGCCCGTTCTCGGAAACCGTTGGTGGAGTGAGAAAGAGATTGCCCATGCCGTTGATGTGACGGCCCCAGCGATAGTGATCACCGACCTACCTAATGCATCGCGCACTGGACTCAATGATCCCCTCTCGTTGGAGGGGTTCGTATTCGAGGAGACAGCAGACGAAGGCCAGATCGCAAACATCTGCGGTTCGTTCCCTGTTCCGGATGAGGACTCACCGGCACTGGTGATCTTCACATCCGGTAGTTCCGGAGCCCCGAAAGGCGTCCTCCTGTCGCACCGTTCGGTGATCGCCAATCAGCACAACCTCCTGATGCGATCGGGACGCCTTCCGACCGACGACGATGACGGGACCGCGCCGCCGTCGGTGACGCTGGTGTGTACGCCCCTATTTCACATCGGCGGGATCTCGAATCTGCTCACTAATCTGATCACCGGGGGGAAGCTTGTCCTGAACAAGGGGCGGTTCGATGCCGGTCAGGTGCTCGACCTGATCGAGACCGAGAAGGTCCAGAGTTTCGGCGGCGTGCCCACGATGGCGATTCGTATACTCGAGGACCCGGGCTTCGGATCCAAGGATCTTTCGAGCCTGAGATCATGGCCCCTTGGTGGCGCACCACTCCCGCCTACACTCCTGGCGCTGATGCAGCGCAAGGTTCCGCAACTCGCGGCACGGGGCCTCGGAAACACCTGGGGGATGAGCGAATCCGGCGGATTCCTCACAGTGGCAGGCAATCGCGCGCTGCAGGAACGTCCGGGTACGGTCGGTCGGCCCTACCCGGTTGTCGAGATCGAGATCGACGCCGAGCAGGATGGCGAGAGTGGCGAGATCCTTGTCCGGAGCCCGACGGTGATGCTCGGATATCTCGGGATCGAGGGAGCCGTCAGCGAGGAAGGATGGCTGCACACCGGCGATCTGGGGCATCTCGACGCCGACGGCTATCTGTTCCTCGACGGCCGGAGCAAAGACATCGTCATCCGGGGCGGAGAAAACATCTCCTGTGCTCATGTCGAGATCACCTTGGCGGAGCATGAATCTGTGGTCGAGGTTGCGGTATTCGGTGTGCCGCATCCTGATCTGGGTGAAGAAGTCGCGGCCGTGATAGTCCATCGTGGTCAAGTGCCGCCCACGCCGGATGAGCTGAGCGGCTTTCTCAAAGGCAAGCTCGCCTACTTCGAAGTACCGACTCGGTGGCAGATCCAGCAGGAGCGGCTGCCCACGCTTGCCGGCGAGAAGACAGACAAAAAAACCTTGCGCGCGGCATTTGCCGACGCACCTGCAGATACGAAGTGA
- a CDS encoding thiolase family protein, translated as MSSGDIWIIGASMSPFGRFPDRDLIDLAADAALDALGDAAISIADVNILAMGNVYEANSHNGQRLQKQIGQTGIPVYNVVNACATGATAARVAIMSIKAGESDIGLAVGVEKMGKMGLIGGAAKKRDARKVYAPSGRYGSVLKTEGVLGTGIMPGVFAQAGTEYALAHGVTAEHFAKVAVKNHEHSVLNPLAHYRKRFSLDEVLSSDVIAYPNTLPMCCPNTDGAAAIVVVSDARLARMDPDVRRRAVKISASTLTSDPWVEGGQVQPDVSTLTRQAADAAYAESGVGPGDLDLVELHDCFATAELIHYDNLRLCEPGGAGDFLDSGAPWRDGTTPVNVSGGLLSKGHPLGATGIANIYEVATHLRGEAGERQIQGARVGLTHVIGLASACAVHVLEARAS; from the coding sequence ATGAGTAGTGGAGACATCTGGATCATCGGCGCTTCGATGAGCCCGTTCGGTCGGTTCCCGGACCGAGATCTGATCGACCTCGCCGCCGACGCAGCGTTGGATGCGCTGGGTGACGCTGCCATCTCCATCGCCGATGTGAACATCTTGGCCATGGGCAACGTCTACGAGGCGAACTCACACAACGGGCAACGCCTACAGAAGCAGATCGGCCAGACCGGCATACCTGTGTACAACGTCGTGAACGCGTGCGCGACTGGGGCCACCGCCGCGAGGGTTGCGATCATGTCGATCAAGGCCGGCGAATCGGATATCGGCCTCGCCGTCGGCGTAGAGAAGATGGGCAAGATGGGGCTCATCGGAGGCGCGGCGAAAAAGCGCGACGCACGAAAGGTATATGCGCCCTCCGGCCGATACGGATCGGTCCTGAAGACAGAGGGTGTACTCGGAACCGGCATCATGCCGGGGGTATTCGCACAAGCGGGCACCGAATACGCACTTGCTCACGGCGTGACGGCAGAACACTTTGCGAAGGTTGCCGTCAAGAATCACGAACATTCCGTCCTCAATCCACTCGCCCACTACCGCAAGCGTTTTTCGTTGGACGAAGTTCTGTCGTCCGATGTGATCGCCTACCCCAACACTCTGCCGATGTGTTGTCCCAACACTGACGGCGCGGCCGCGATTGTCGTGGTTTCCGATGCTCGCCTCGCCCGAATGGATCCGGACGTCCGACGGCGAGCAGTGAAAATTTCCGCGTCGACCCTGACCTCCGACCCCTGGGTCGAAGGAGGTCAGGTCCAACCGGACGTCAGCACCCTGACACGTCAGGCTGCCGACGCCGCCTATGCGGAATCCGGAGTCGGCCCGGGCGACCTGGATCTGGTCGAGTTGCACGACTGCTTCGCCACGGCAGAACTGATCCACTACGACAATCTGCGACTGTGTGAGCCCGGTGGCGCCGGCGACTTCCTCGACTCCGGCGCCCCCTGGCGTGACGGCACAACCCCGGTGAACGTGTCTGGTGGGTTGTTGTCTAAAGGTCACCCGTTGGGTGCGACCGGAATCGCGAACATCTACGAGGTCGCAACCCACCTCCGCGGCGAGGCGGGCGAGCGCCAGATCCAAGGGGCGCGCGTCGGCCTGACCCACGTCATCGGACTCGCATCCGCCTGCGCGGTTCACGTGCTCGAGGCTCGGGCGTCCTGA
- a CDS encoding acyl-CoA thioesterase has protein sequence MISDPRTLLGLLDLDPIAEDRFLGAQPSDASSHVFGGQIAAQALVAAGRTVEHKVPHSLHSYFLRAGDTGRPTEYSVRRVRDGGAFANRQVTAEQDGVVIFEAMMSFCVRRQGPDFHRPMPETTGPERLRRIEEVLEPYADEQDGWWVRPRAFDMRYVHAPPRLALDDPHPQKAENQIWMRSSSDFTSAPALNAALVTYLTDMTLLDTVMRVDRRTSRGPGKVASLDHSIWFQRPADFADWLLYDQISPGAADGRGLATGYIYNRSGDLVCIVMQEGYLGSKA, from the coding sequence GTGATCTCCGACCCGAGGACCTTGCTGGGCCTGTTGGACCTGGATCCCATCGCCGAGGACCGGTTTCTCGGAGCGCAGCCGTCGGATGCGTCCAGCCACGTCTTCGGGGGACAGATTGCTGCGCAGGCACTTGTGGCCGCCGGCAGAACGGTGGAGCACAAGGTACCGCACAGTCTGCACTCCTACTTCTTACGCGCGGGCGACACCGGGAGACCGACGGAATACTCCGTCCGTCGTGTTCGTGACGGTGGAGCTTTCGCTAATCGTCAGGTCACAGCAGAACAAGATGGCGTTGTCATTTTCGAGGCAATGATGTCCTTTTGCGTACGAAGGCAGGGCCCCGACTTTCACCGACCGATGCCCGAAACGACCGGCCCGGAGAGACTTCGGCGGATAGAAGAGGTGCTCGAACCGTATGCCGACGAGCAAGATGGCTGGTGGGTCCGGCCACGGGCCTTCGACATGCGGTATGTTCACGCACCGCCCAGGTTGGCCCTAGATGATCCGCACCCTCAGAAGGCGGAGAATCAGATCTGGATGCGGTCAAGTTCCGATTTTACTTCGGCTCCGGCGCTCAATGCAGCACTGGTCACCTACCTCACCGACATGACACTGCTCGACACGGTGATGCGGGTCGACCGGCGGACCAGCAGAGGCCCAGGCAAAGTCGCGTCGCTGGACCATTCGATATGGTTTCAGCGTCCGGCGGATTTCGCGGATTGGTTGCTGTACGACCAGATTTCGCCCGGCGCCGCGGACGGGCGGGGGTTGGCGACCGGTTACATCTATAACCGATCGGGGGATTTGGTTTGCATCGTCATGCAGGAGGGTTACCTCGGCAGCAAGGCTTGA
- a CDS encoding FAD-dependent oxidoreductase, which translates to MTFVILQPCCNEASCVDVCPVDCIHPKPGEPAFMRSETLHIDPTTCIDCGACVDACPVDAIKPDYELDQNEERYLEINSTYFEHHPTSDGDPEPARTVHSSSDHAGLRVAIIGTGPSAFYAARELTDQKGVEVNMFDRLLTPYGLVRGGVAPDHQGTKAVADVFRSSAARKNLKINLGVEIGEVVTHDELLAHHHAVVYAVGASGDRRMQIPGEDLPGSHSAAEFVGWYNGHPDYADRKFDLSNERAVVVGNGNVALDLARILLSDTKLLESRTDIAEHALAALRDSNIREVVIVGRRGRAQAAYTNPELLALIQHPDIGLSIDADSIADDPVDDILESSMSEPHIRLKVALTQEILATATSPGKNIVLTYLCAPAAVLGTDRAEGIRVKRTRLSVGPDGARYAEQTSESVEIPAGLVLRSIGFEGRRIKGIPFDESNGVIPNVDGRVIDSDSAEVLPGVYTVGWIKRGANGVIGTNRKCSADTVALLLADHEEGRLPSPTRDLESLDSLLSERVPEHLTMNDWATIDKAERVAGKTIGRPRVKFVQNFDIYEALQA; encoded by the coding sequence ATGACCTTCGTGATTCTTCAGCCCTGCTGCAACGAGGCGTCATGCGTCGACGTGTGCCCCGTGGACTGCATTCACCCGAAACCTGGAGAGCCGGCTTTCATGCGGTCGGAGACGCTGCACATCGATCCGACGACATGCATCGACTGCGGCGCATGCGTCGACGCCTGCCCCGTCGACGCCATCAAGCCCGATTACGAACTGGACCAGAACGAAGAACGCTATCTCGAGATCAACTCCACCTATTTCGAACACCATCCCACCTCTGACGGCGACCCCGAGCCCGCTCGGACAGTCCACTCGTCGTCCGATCACGCGGGCCTTCGGGTTGCGATCATCGGAACCGGACCCTCCGCATTTTATGCAGCAAGGGAGCTAACGGACCAAAAAGGTGTCGAGGTCAACATGTTCGACCGCCTACTGACTCCCTACGGGCTGGTCCGCGGCGGCGTAGCCCCCGATCATCAGGGAACCAAAGCCGTCGCCGATGTCTTCAGGTCCTCAGCAGCCCGAAAGAACCTCAAGATCAACCTGGGGGTCGAGATCGGCGAAGTGGTCACTCACGATGAGCTTCTCGCCCACCATCACGCGGTCGTCTACGCCGTGGGCGCATCGGGTGACAGGCGCATGCAGATACCAGGAGAAGACCTGCCCGGAAGCCATTCCGCCGCGGAGTTCGTGGGCTGGTACAACGGGCATCCTGATTACGCCGACCGCAAATTCGACCTCTCCAACGAGCGGGCAGTTGTGGTCGGCAACGGCAACGTGGCTCTAGATCTCGCACGCATTCTGCTATCCGACACGAAGCTCTTGGAGTCCCGGACCGACATTGCCGAACATGCCCTGGCCGCTCTCCGTGACAGCAACATCCGCGAAGTGGTGATCGTCGGACGTCGCGGCCGCGCCCAGGCGGCCTATACGAATCCTGAATTGCTCGCCCTCATCCAACATCCTGACATCGGCTTGAGCATCGACGCCGATAGCATCGCGGACGACCCCGTCGACGACATCCTCGAGTCCTCCATGTCGGAGCCCCATATCCGACTCAAGGTTGCACTGACGCAGGAGATTCTTGCCACCGCAACCTCACCAGGGAAGAACATCGTCCTCACATACCTCTGTGCACCGGCGGCGGTACTCGGGACCGACCGGGCCGAGGGAATTCGTGTGAAACGAACCCGACTCAGCGTCGGGCCCGACGGTGCACGCTACGCCGAACAAACGAGCGAATCAGTCGAGATTCCAGCCGGGTTGGTGCTTCGCTCCATTGGATTCGAAGGCCGCCGAATCAAAGGGATACCCTTTGACGAAAGCAACGGTGTCATACCGAATGTCGATGGCCGTGTCATCGATTCCGATTCAGCCGAAGTTCTGCCCGGCGTGTACACGGTCGGCTGGATCAAGCGGGGAGCCAACGGCGTCATCGGCACCAACCGCAAGTGCTCTGCCGACACGGTCGCATTGCTTCTCGCCGATCACGAGGAGGGTCGATTACCCTCGCCCACCAGAGACCTCGAGTCGCTGGATTCACTACTGTCAGAACGAGTTCCCGAACACTTGACCATGAACGATTGGGCCACCATCGACAAGGCTGAACGCGTCGCGGGAAAAACCATCGGCCGCCCGAGGGTGAAATTCGTGCAGAATTTCGATATTTACGAGGCCTTACAGGCGTGA
- a CDS encoding enoyl-CoA hydratase/isomerase family protein produces the protein MTEFQVLEVIKNGRVAELRLSRPDVQNRFDDVMFQELTDALDLVRADQDVRAVALSSTGKHFSAGGDTETMINANEDLQVLLAQIDDGRRLFKAFADFSKPLIVALHGHVFGVATSLVLTGDAVVSTAGVRISDPHVHLGLVAGDGGCVTWPANLPLIRAKRHLLWGEPILAEDAYQLGMVTDLVDGPDEVRTTALELAARVAELPPVAVQLTKRALNKVLAARTDEVFDTAFYLEAISASTSDLREAVAAFTEKRPGVWTGR, from the coding sequence GTGACGGAATTTCAGGTACTCGAGGTCATCAAGAACGGCCGGGTGGCCGAGCTCCGACTTTCCAGACCCGACGTCCAGAACCGCTTCGACGACGTGATGTTCCAGGAGCTGACGGACGCCCTCGACTTGGTGCGGGCGGACCAGGATGTTCGCGCGGTTGCCCTCTCATCCACCGGCAAACACTTCTCGGCCGGAGGCGACACCGAGACGATGATCAATGCGAACGAGGATCTACAGGTCCTCCTAGCGCAGATCGACGACGGACGCCGACTGTTCAAAGCCTTCGCGGACTTCTCCAAGCCTTTGATCGTCGCGCTGCACGGCCATGTGTTCGGCGTCGCGACAAGCCTCGTCCTGACCGGCGACGCGGTGGTATCAACCGCAGGAGTCAGGATTTCGGACCCGCACGTTCATCTGGGGCTCGTCGCTGGCGACGGTGGATGCGTGACGTGGCCTGCCAACCTGCCGCTGATCAGGGCAAAGCGTCACCTGCTGTGGGGCGAACCGATCCTTGCCGAGGACGCCTACCAACTCGGTATGGTCACGGATCTGGTCGATGGGCCCGATGAAGTGCGGACCACCGCGCTCGAACTGGCAGCACGGGTCGCCGAGTTGCCCCCCGTGGCGGTGCAACTTACGAAACGCGCACTGAACAAGGTCCTGGCGGCACGGACGGACGAGGTTTTCGACACCGCCTTTTACCTCGAAGCGATTAGCGCGTCCACCAGCGACTTGAGAGAGGCTGTCGCAGCATTCACCGAGAAGCGTCCAGGTGTCTGGACCGGACGATGA
- a CDS encoding acyl-CoA dehydrogenase family protein: MASVDTAHSAPAISNPDLSIDDMRGVFRAWLTDHASELERFRTLPTDVEEIFSGHGAALQKLLYDAGWIRLGWPADVGGIGGTIAHRALIGEELVLAGYPTPFSFATQEVMGPALARFGSPELRTEFVPRLLRGQESWCQGFSEPGAGSDLGSLRTKAVEQGDNWLISGEKVWTSWAQYASRCFVLARTGTQESAHRGITAFFVDMDTAGITRSPLRAITGQDDFSSLHFSNVVVPKSRVVGEVNGGWGVSMFILGCERGAAAWQRQAWMRWQLEQLVTQSPSLSDETIGEAFELISGLRLLARRTLRALSAGEELGVRPSFDKYLMSSAEKFLFDAALTSMPERLLMGDDQESADWRNDYLYSRASSIYGGAKEIQRNIIAERILGLPREK, from the coding sequence ATGGCATCCGTTGACACCGCGCATTCGGCGCCCGCGATATCGAACCCAGATCTCTCCATCGACGACATGCGCGGAGTGTTCCGTGCCTGGCTGACCGATCACGCGTCCGAACTCGAGCGGTTCCGGACGCTGCCGACCGATGTCGAGGAGATTTTCAGCGGACACGGCGCCGCACTCCAGAAGCTTCTCTACGACGCCGGCTGGATTCGCCTCGGTTGGCCCGCGGATGTCGGTGGGATCGGCGGCACCATCGCACATCGGGCCTTGATCGGCGAAGAATTGGTCCTGGCCGGCTATCCCACGCCCTTCTCATTCGCTACGCAGGAAGTAATGGGTCCAGCGCTCGCACGTTTTGGCTCTCCCGAACTACGGACCGAATTCGTTCCGCGGCTGCTTCGCGGGCAGGAGAGCTGGTGTCAGGGGTTCTCCGAACCGGGTGCCGGCAGCGATCTCGGTTCATTGCGGACCAAGGCCGTCGAGCAGGGAGACAACTGGTTGATCAGCGGCGAGAAGGTCTGGACGAGCTGGGCTCAGTACGCCTCCCGTTGCTTTGTCCTGGCGCGTACCGGCACCCAGGAATCGGCCCACCGCGGCATCACGGCGTTCTTCGTCGACATGGATACCGCTGGTATCACCCGCAGCCCCCTGCGCGCGATCACTGGCCAAGACGACTTCTCGAGTTTGCACTTCTCCAACGTCGTTGTACCGAAGTCGCGGGTGGTCGGAGAAGTAAACGGCGGCTGGGGTGTATCGATGTTCATCCTGGGCTGCGAGCGCGGTGCTGCCGCCTGGCAGCGGCAGGCCTGGATGCGGTGGCAGCTGGAGCAACTCGTGACCCAGAGCCCATCACTGTCAGACGAGACGATCGGCGAAGCGTTCGAATTGATCAGTGGGCTGAGGCTACTCGCGCGCCGGACACTACGTGCGCTGTCCGCAGGCGAAGAGCTTGGCGTCCGCCCCTCATTCGACAAATACCTCATGTCGTCGGCAGAGAAGTTCCTGTTCGACGCGGCTCTCACGTCCATGCCCGAGCGATTGCTGATGGGTGACGATCAGGAATCAGCGGACTGGCGCAACGACTACCTGTATTCCCGCGCATCGTCGATCTACGGCGGCGCCAAAGAGATACAACGCAACATCATCGCCGAGCGCATCCTCGGCCTGCCCCGGGAGAAGTGA
- a CDS encoding phosphotransferase family protein, producing MSETDTVTAALREFIAKRLSPGADPTIDRIYRTGLGSSRENWPFDATWTVDGAKEEHHLLLRRDPPAAVVETGRAMEFELLRRLGEFDVPTPDVLWLDDQGGELTRPSIVVKRYVGQAHRAVLRHADPLELGIAQRELLAREICTTLTDLHNIDTEAAGFRGILHHPGPNPAAYELEHWRSELERCQMEPQPALQAAAEWLRDSLPGPVDRLVVVHGDFRPANLLIHEGRVEVLLDWELAHLGDPLDDLGWYTAPLYQKEHFIKGFWEQEDFLELYTARTNIEVDPHALRFWQVMSTFRLAVMALAGIKNFCTKGSDRPAAPARFVIDRVMEAVIEAQGARDAT from the coding sequence GTGAGTGAGACCGACACCGTCACGGCAGCACTGCGCGAGTTCATCGCAAAGCGACTGAGCCCTGGCGCCGATCCCACAATCGACCGGATCTATCGAACTGGCCTAGGGAGCTCTCGAGAGAACTGGCCCTTCGATGCAACCTGGACAGTCGACGGTGCGAAGGAGGAGCATCATCTACTTCTACGCCGAGATCCACCCGCCGCAGTGGTCGAAACCGGTCGCGCGATGGAGTTCGAACTCCTGCGACGACTCGGAGAATTTGATGTCCCAACCCCCGACGTGCTTTGGCTCGACGACCAAGGTGGTGAACTGACGCGGCCGTCGATCGTTGTCAAACGCTATGTCGGCCAAGCACACCGAGCGGTTCTTCGTCACGCCGATCCTTTGGAACTCGGGATCGCACAACGGGAGCTACTTGCACGTGAGATCTGCACTACATTGACAGATCTACACAACATTGACACCGAAGCGGCCGGATTTCGAGGGATACTCCATCATCCAGGGCCCAACCCAGCTGCATATGAGCTCGAACACTGGCGTTCGGAGTTGGAGCGGTGCCAAATGGAGCCGCAGCCCGCTTTGCAGGCCGCCGCCGAATGGCTTCGTGATTCCCTACCAGGACCTGTTGATCGTCTAGTCGTGGTACACGGTGATTTCCGCCCTGCGAATCTCCTCATTCACGAGGGCCGCGTCGAAGTACTCCTCGATTGGGAACTTGCGCACCTCGGTGATCCACTTGACGACCTCGGTTGGTACACAGCACCGCTGTACCAGAAGGAACACTTCATCAAAGGATTCTGGGAGCAAGAAGATTTCCTCGAACTCTATACAGCACGGACCAATATCGAAGTTGATCCACACGCCCTGAGATTCTGGCAAGTCATGTCAACGTTCCGGCTGGCTGTCATGGCACTGGCGGGGATCAAGAACTTCTGCACGAAAGGCAGCGATCGCCCAGCTGCTCCCGCGCGATTCGTCATTGATCGGGTCATGGAAGCCGTAATAGAAGCACAAGGAGCTCGTGATGCGACCTAG